AGATATTTTAGTATCAATTCTGTTTCGTCTTCAGTTATTTTAACTCGCGATTTCATTTCATTCAATATTTCATTCCATTGAAATTCTGAACGTTTCTGAGGTTCGTATAGCGTATGACAACCGGAACATTTGACAATGTATAACTCACGTCCTTGATGTAAATCCATAAGCGTTGTTCCCAACCATTTTGATTGCGCATATTGAATATGCCTTTCATTCGGATATGGAATTGTTCCTGCGCACGAACCAAAGAACGGTATTTGCACAGCAAGCGCAAGATAAAATAATACCTTTTTCATTTTATAAGTGGAACGAAAACAATAAACGCGCCTGAATTCTTTCATATTTTTTCAAATCAAGTTTGTTCGCGCCTTCTTTCAATGAAGCAATTTGCGGAAGTACTGTGAATGTCGCCCACCATTGTTCCGTAGCATATGAAACAACAGGACCGAGAAATATTGCAGAATGTTCAACTTCTCCGTCGCTGATAACATTGAGCTGTCGCGCTTCTATTCCGCAAGAGACATTTGCCGAAAGCATTCTTGAAACGCCGGCGTCTAATTCCAATTTCGTTTCGCTTTTCGTTTCACGTTCATCGTTTTCAATTTCCGTTTCCCATTCTTGTTCGGCAACAATGTTCAGTGCAAGCAACATTGATTCAATTTTTTTATCGAAAAGAAATTTCCCTTCAAGTTCAAATTCATTCAATCCCAATGTCCATTCGCCATAGATTGCAAAACCTATGGGATCTGCTACAGGGTCAGAAAATTTATATTTCCACTCATTCGAAAAACTTACTTGGAAATCGTTTTGCAAAACGCCGCGCATTTCATTCGCAGCAGAATCTTTGATAAACCATTGCCGTTCTTGATATAATTTTTGGGAATAGTTTAAATAAAACGCAAGTTGAAGATTTGTTGCCACGCCAATTTCGTATTCAATTCGATGGTCGAATCGGCGATAATAATTTTTGCGCCCGGAACGGAACGTATTCCATACTTCCAATTCCCTCGCACCAACAGGAAGAATTCCGGTTTCATACGTGTAACTAAAATGCCGTTCGTTTGCAAACAGCATTGTTGAAAAAAACAAAAGAGTGAGTGAAAAATAATAGAGATATTTCATAATGAAGGTAATGTAATAGTGAATAATTATTCAACCATTTGCTACGCATTTTCCTCTTCGTATATTTTGCACGAAAAGAAGCAGCAAACGTTTGAATATATGAGTTAAAAAACTTTTTTGCTTCTTGGAACGCGAGTGCGCAATTACTTTCTTGACGGAAAATGAACGCACTCGTTGTTTATTTTTAATGATTTTCTGTTTTGAAAATCTGATTTGGACTATGACTGCAACTGCATGAATGTTCGCAAAAATACTTTCCTTGACGTTGATGACGTACCAATGTTATGAGAAAAATAATCGCAACAATCGCGACCAGTACGAGAGAAAGAGTTTCTTGCCAATGCATAAAAAAATTAAACATCACCAACTGTTCCTTTTAAAAACCGAAAACCGTTCCGATGAAATGTATAGTAAATGTTACGCTATACGCAAGTACTGTCATATAACTAAATTGCACAGCGGGCCATTTCCATCCGTTCGTTTCCCTCTTTGTTACTGCTATTGTTGACATACACTGCATTGAAAGAACATAGTATATCATTAAACAAATAGCGACAAGTGGAGTAAATATTTTTTTCCCTGTTGCTTCATCAACATCATTTTGCATTTTTTCGATAAGGGACGCATTGGAGTTTTCATCCTCGATATTATACATCGTCCCCATCGTGCTGACAAAAACTTCGCGCTGCAATAACGAGCCAATTAACCCAACGCCGATTTTCCAATTAAATCCAAGCGGTTCTATGACAGGTTCAATCGTTTGCCCAATTCTTCCGGCAAAACTATGTTCCAATCGTTGTGATGATGTTGCGTTTTCCATTTTCGGATATGTTGCGAGAAACCAAAGTATAATCGAAACACCGAGAATAATTGTTCCTGCGCTTTTCAAAAATTGATACGCTTGTTCCCACATATATAATCCGACTGTTTTTAGTGATGGTTTTCTGTATTGTGGAAGTTCCATCAAAAAAATTGCGGGAGCACTTTTCAGTAATGTTTTTTTGAATATTGTTGCTACAACGAGCGCGGCAACAATTCCGACAATATACATTGCACACATTATGAGTGCAGGCAAAGAAAAAATTCCGATGATGATGTTTGGGATAAAAGTTGCAATCATCAGTGTGTACACAGGAAGTCGTGCGCTGCAACTCATTAAGGGCGCGACAAGGATTGTCGCAATTCTATCTTTGCGATTTTCAATTGTGCGCGTTGCCATTATTCCGGGAATTGCGCACGCAAATGAACTCAACAATGGAATAAAAGATTTTCCGTGCAAACCGAATTTCGACATCAGTTTGTCCATTATAAACGCGGCGCGAGACATATACCCTGTGTCTTCAAGCAATCCGAGAAAGAAAAACAAAAGTAAAATTTGCGGAAGAAACATTACGACCGCTCCAACTCCCGCAAATACACCATTCACAATTAGATCTTGAAAATCACCGGTGGGAATAATTTCGGAAAATTTTTCTCCGAGAATACTTACTGCACTTCCTATTAATTCCATCGGATAATTTGCCCACGTGAAAATTGCGTGGAACATAAATCCCATCAGCGTGAGAAATACTGCAAATCCCCAAACTTTATGTGTGAAAATTTTATCGAGTTTATCGCTGATGGATTGTGAAACCGTTTCAATGTGAAGAACTTGTTGACACACCGACTGAATCCACGAGTAACGTGATTCAATTGCTATTGCTCGTCTATCAATTCCGCTTTCATCAAGATTTTTTAAGTGCGTTTCAATTTTCTTTTTTGTTTCATTGTTCAACGTTTCAAATCCATTGGAATGAAAATCATCTACGGAAAGCAAGCGAAGAGATTCAAAAAACGCAAGCGATGAGGTATATTTTTTTTCTTGTGAAAGTAGTTGCTGTATTTCAGAACAACTTCGTTCAACTTCTTCCGGCATTTTCCATTGACGGGAAACTATTTGCGATGTACTTAAATCAGTAATTGCAAAAAGAAGTTTATCTATTCCTTTTTTTTGAGGCGCATTTACTTTTATAACGGGAACACCAAGCGATTGAGAAAGTTTTTTTGCGTCAACTGTAATTCCTGATTGCTCTGCATTATCATTCATCGTTAACGCAATGATAACGGGAATTTGTAAATCAATTATTTGTGAAGTGAGAAAAAGATTGCGTTCGAGATTGCTTGCATCTACAACGCAAATTACCGTTTGCGGCGCTTCAGTAATTTCGTTTTGTCCGAGGAGAATATCGGCTGAAATTTTTTCGTCGGGAGAACGGGAGATAAGACTGTAGGTTCCGGGCAAATCGAGGAGAGTAATCTCCGTTCCGCCGAGAGAAATTTTCCCTTCTTTTTTTTCGACAGTTACGCCGGGATAATTTCCTACTTTTTGTTTGAGACCGGTGAGAGCGTTGAAAAGTGTAGTTTTGCCGCAGTTCGGATTTCCAACAATTGCGATGTTTGTTGGAATTGTTTTTGCAGAATTTGTTTGAATGTTACTCACATTGCACAAAAATATGTTCGGCTTCTTTTTTCCGAAGCGAGAGACGATACCCGCGAACGTTTATTTCAATCGGGTCGCCAAGCGGAGCAAGTCGTTCAACGGAAACTGTAGTTCCGCGAATAATTCCCATTTCCATCAAACGTTGACGAAGTGATGCGTCTGTTCCGTTGAGTTGGCTGACTTTTCCTTGTGTGCCGATAACTAATTCGCTGAGGGGAAGTTCACGCATAAATATTTTCCGAAACGATGATTTGTTTCGCAAGCATTTCGTTAATACTAATTCTGCTGTTGCATATTTGACAAATCAATCCATTTCCACCATTCGATACGCATTTGATTTTTGCTTTTTCACAAAATCCCATTTCGCGCAATCGTTCACATAATTGCGGTTCGGAAGTAAGTCGTTGTACAAAAACTTCAGTTCCGGATGGAATATCAAAAAGTGTTTTCTCAAGAATTGGCATCTCAAAATGTGTCATTGAAATCGTCTTATTTAGATTTAGTCTAAATAAATATAAGAAGAGTGCGCAAATCGTGCAAATTCTATTTACAAATCACAAATCAATAAAAAAACGCCAACAAAATATTTTCTATTGGCGTTTAATTTCTTTTTAAAAAAATTATTTAAGTAGTAATAATTTTTTCGTTTCCATATACAATCCATCATCAACGACGAGTCTGTAAAAGTATACTCCGCTTGATAATGTATTTGCGTCAAATTCTATCTCATGTTCTCCTTCTTCAAGTTCTTCGTTGTTCAATTCCCAAAACTTTTTTCTGGAGCGGATTCTTCTGCGGCAATACCGTGTTTGCGTCGGTGGAGTATCCTTGAGAAAGTAAGAAGGATGAAGGAAGAAAAAAATGTAGAACAACAATCTTTGTTGTTTGCATTTGGACGAGAAAGATTCTTGTTTTACAATATTGCCACGAACTTTTCGCCTCAGCGAATCTTCGATATTCGGGGAACAATACCAACAACAACTCTTGTGGCAATAATTATTTGAGAAACAATGTAACACAAAATGGCATTTTGTGTTACTGATATTCTTGAAACAACATTATGCAAGTGGAGAAAAACAATATGAGAACATATTACACTTCCCCTGATTAAATATGAATAAATGTTTTTGTAATAAAAAAACTTGATATAGTTATTTTTCGTGACAAGTATAGTCAATTCCAAATCAAATGTAAACACCCGTTTGCGTAACTTCGGTGTTCGAGGGGTTTTCCATGAATACTCGGGAGAAAATGAAAATGCTTACAATGGTGAGTTTCTAAACATTGTTGTATTCTGTATACCTTGAAGGATTAGCGATACCGAAGTTGAACGTTCAGAAAGTAACAGTATTTGCAGAAATTGCCTTTTTGAGTAGTCGAAGATATTCTTTGCGGGGAATTTCTGTTGCGCCGAATCGCTGAAGGTGGGGAGTGATGTATTGCGTATCGAGGAGCTGAAAACCGCGCTGTTTTATGTGCTGCACCAAAAAACATAATGCAACTTTGGATGCGTCGCGCATAGTTGAAAACATAGATTCGCCAAAAAACGCCGCGCAGATTGCAACACCGTATAATCCGCCAACTAATGATTCATTCTTCCACGATTCTACACTATGCGCATACCCTAACCGATGTAATTCACAATACGCAGAAATAATCTCTTCGGAAATCCACGTTTCTCTTCTTGTGGCGCAAGAACGAATCACATGTTCAAACGAAGTATCTATGCGAATGTCAAAGATATATTTCTTTATTGTTTGCCGAAGACTTCTGGAAACATTGAACGCATCGAGGGGTAAAATCGCACGCGGTTCGGGAGCATACCATACGATCTCTTCGCTGTTTCCGTCTGCCATCGGAAATACACCGATAGAATACGCATTGAGCAGGAGTTCGGGAGAAAGTTTGTTTGGTGTTTTTCTTGGAGACAATTTTGAATGAATATTAAAGAACTTTCCCGGCGAGCGGGTGAAAGTAATGAGTAACTGATGTTATACAAGAATTGGTTTCAAGAAAAAATTCCAACGCTCAAATGACAAAAGCAAGAAGTTTTGCAAAGTCTTCTACTAATAAAATCAAAAAACAAAACTCAAATAGGTAATGTTTCAGAAGAGTTGATATCGGGTTTGAATCAAAGAATCATTGATGATTCTTTTTTCGCCAGCAAGACCGTTTACGGTCGTGCTGAAATGCAACAACTCTGATAATCACGCCATCAAAATAACCAAACTGACGTGTTTGCATATTGGATTTTTGATGTTGAAATTTATTCGTCATTTGAATTTTGTACTGAAATTGCCAAATCTTCGTAACATCCATGAATAATTATTCGTCGCCAAAGGTCATTCCGACCGATTTTGCAGCATAAACCATTTGGTCATCATACGAAACCAATCGTTGTTTCCCAATAACTTCGTTGAGCGGAACTGTAACAATATCTCTTCCGCGGAGACTCACCATACGGTTGAACGTACCATCCGCAACTGTTTTCGCCGCCATAGTTCCGTATTTTGTTGCAAGAAGTCTATCAAAATGCGTTGGCGTTCCGCCTCGTTGTACGTGTCCAAGAATAGTAGCACGTGTTTCCAAACCGCTTTCCTCTTGAATACGTTTTGAAATATAATTGCCAATACCTCCAAGTCGAATCGGGTCGGTACGTTTTACGTCTTTTTCCGCAACAACAAGTTCGCCGCCTTGTTCTTTTGCGCCTTCAGCAACAACAATAATCGTGAACCTTGCGCGTGTGCTTCTCTTTAAGCAATATCTGTTCACATTCTCGATAGTGAACGGTATTTCCGGAATTAACACGACATCCGCCGCTCCCGCGATAGCAGAAGCAAGCGCAATCCATCCGGCATATCGTCCCATCACTTCGAGAACC
This portion of the Ignavibacteria bacterium genome encodes:
- a CDS encoding leucyl/phenylalanyl-tRNA--protein transferase, whose translation is MSPRKTPNKLSPELLLNAYSIGVFPMADGNSEEIVWYAPEPRAILPLDAFNVSRSLRQTIKKYIFDIRIDTSFEHVIRSCATRRETWISEEIISAYCELHRLGYAHSVESWKNESLVGGLYGVAICAAFFGESMFSTMRDASKVALCFLVQHIKQRGFQLLDTQYITPHLQRFGATEIPRKEYLRLLKKAISANTVTF
- the feoB gene encoding ferrous iron transport protein B; this encodes MSNIQTNSAKTIPTNIAIVGNPNCGKTTLFNALTGLKQKVGNYPGVTVEKKEGKISLGGTEITLLDLPGTYSLISRSPDEKISADILLGQNEITEAPQTVICVVDASNLERNLFLTSQIIDLQIPVIIALTMNDNAEQSGITVDAKKLSQSLGVPVIKVNAPQKKGIDKLLFAITDLSTSQIVSRQWKMPEEVERSCSEIQQLLSQEKKYTSSLAFFESLRLLSVDDFHSNGFETLNNETKKKIETHLKNLDESGIDRRAIAIESRYSWIQSVCQQVLHIETVSQSISDKLDKIFTHKVWGFAVFLTLMGFMFHAIFTWANYPMELIGSAVSILGEKFSEIIPTGDFQDLIVNGVFAGVGAVVMFLPQILLLFFFLGLLEDTGYMSRAAFIMDKLMSKFGLHGKSFIPLLSSFACAIPGIMATRTIENRKDRIATILVAPLMSCSARLPVYTLMIATFIPNIIIGIFSLPALIMCAMYIVGIVAALVVATIFKKTLLKSAPAIFLMELPQYRKPSLKTVGLYMWEQAYQFLKSAGTIILGVSIILWFLATYPKMENATSSQRLEHSFAGRIGQTIEPVIEPLGFNWKIGVGLIGSLLQREVFVSTMGTMYNIEDENSNASLIEKMQNDVDEATGKKIFTPLVAICLMIYYVLSMQCMSTIAVTKRETNGWKWPAVQFSYMTVLAYSVTFTIHFIGTVFGF
- a CDS encoding ferrous iron transport protein A — encoded protein: MTHFEMPILEKTLFDIPSGTEVFVQRLTSEPQLCERLREMGFCEKAKIKCVSNGGNGLICQICNSRISINEMLAKQIIVSENIYA
- a CDS encoding ferrous iron transport protein A; this encodes MRELPLSELVIGTQGKVSQLNGTDASLRQRLMEMGIIRGTTVSVERLAPLGDPIEINVRGYRLSLRKKEAEHIFVQCE
- a CDS encoding ATP-dependent 6-phosphofructokinase: MVENKSGVKRVGILTGGGDCPGLNAVIRSVAKPLMSYLGVTIVGIEDGFEGMVQGRKRELTYRDVSGIIGLGGTIIGTSNKGDPYHFPVENDGKIVVEDCSPQAIQHYFDWKLDALVAIGGDGTMHIAEKLSRAGLNIVGIPKTIDNDLMGTDITFGHDSAIAIATDAVDRLQTTASAHKRVMVLEVMGRYAGWIALASAIAGAADVVLIPEIPFTIENVNRYCLKRSTRARFTIIVVAEGAKEQGGELVVAEKDVKRTDPIRLGGIGNYISKRIQEESGLETRATILGHVQRGGTPTHFDRLLATKYGTMAAKTVADGTFNRMVSLRGRDIVTVPLNEVIGKQRLVSYDDQMVYAAKSVGMTFGDE